The Streptomyces sp. NBC_00483 genome contains the following window.
GCCGTCAGCTTCCGCCAGAACCGGTCGAAGAGCAGGGCGCCCCGGCTGTCGGTGTTCATGGTGCGGTCCCACGCGCCGATCACGTCACAGGCCTGAGAGACGTCAACCGGCTTGCCGTCGCTGCCCGTTGCCGAGCCGCCGGGCAGGGCCGCGCACGCCTTCGCGGTGTCGGCGGCCGTCAGATCGGCGGCGGGCACCCGGTCGGCGAACTGCTGCCGCTGCAGATCCGCGACCGTCAGACCGCCCTTGTCCGCCATCCCCGCGACGTCCTCGACGGCGCCGCGCGTACGCATCGAACGCTGCGTTCCGACGTTCCCGAAGACCCGCTCGTAGCCGGTGATCGGGTGGTCCGCATTGGCGAGCCAGGCGCTGTCGTTGGAGTTCTCCGCGTACGGGGCGTCCTTGAGGACCGGCATCTTCGACGGGCCGAAGATGCCCGGCTGCACGGCGTCCTTGTCCCTGCCCAGCCCACAGTCACTCTTCGAACCATCGAGGATGGCAACACCCGAGGCCGGATACGTCGACTTGCCGAGCGGCGTCGAACAGCGGCCCGCCAGCTCGTCGGTGATCCTCGGCAGCACCTGCGACTGCGTGAACAGTGAGTGGCCCGAGGAGTCCGCGGCGATCGTGTTCACCCACGGCAGGCCCTGTGTGCGGCGCAGCGACGTGAGGATGTCGGCGGTCGAGCGGGCCTTGCTGAAGCCGAGCGCGGTGTCGGAGGCGCGCAGGTTGACCGCGTTCGGGTCGTTCAGGGCGTAGGCCGTCGTCGCGGTCCAGGGGAGCGGGAGCTGGGCGCCGAGGTTCGTGACGACGGGGCCGTAGCGGGTCCACCACTGGGTGCGGGTCACGTCGTCGCCGCCCTTGACGGGTACGCTCACGGACCGCTTCGTCATCCTCTCCTTCTTGCCGTCGACCACGTACGTCGTCGGGTCTGAGGGGTCGAGGGTGAGCTGGTGGAGGTTGAGCGTGACGCCCGTCGCGACCGTGTGGCTCCACGCGATGTTCGCGTTGTGCCCGATGGAGATCCCGGTCGTGCCGAGCAACGAGCCGCCCATGACGTTGAGTTCGCCCGGGATCGTCTGCTGCGACTGCCAGAAGCGGCGGCCGCCCTGCCACGGGTAGTGCGGGTTGCCGAGCAGCAGGCCCCGCTTGTTCGCCGTCGTCGCGCCGCTGAACGCCACCGCGTTCGAGCCCATGTCGGAGTCGTCCTGCGCGAACAACTCGCGGGCGGCGCGGGCGGTATCGGCCTTGTCCGGCCCGGTCCGCGCGGCGCCGGAGGTCGGCGGCTGCGCGGCCGTGATGCCCTCGATCGCGCGCCCCTGCCCGCCGAGCACCGCGATCGCGAAGCCGCGCGTCGCCACGTCGAGCGAGGTCACCGGCTTCACCCAGTCCGCGCCCTTGCACGCCGGGTCGGTGATCCGGTTCTTCTTCAGCCACGCGTTGTACCCGGCGGCCCAGCCGCGCATCGCGTCCTTCGCGTCGCGGCTCGGTCCCGCGGGCGCGGGGACATCGAGCAGCTTCTCCACGGTGTGTGTCTCGCGAACACCTCGGAAATACTGGTCACTTGAGAGGTTCTTGGTCGCCGACGACAGCGAGCCGTCGGGCGCCGCGTCGGGCCCGAAGACGCGCGAACGCTCGCCGCGCAGCGTCACGAACCCGTCGGCGAGTGTGCACACCTGGTCGGCGGCCTGCGCCCACCCCGTGCCGAAACCGAGGTTCGCGTAGTCCTTGGCGGCGATGTGCGGGATCCCGTACTCGGTGTAGCGGATGGTGGCGGACAGGCCACCGCCGTGCGGATGTGTGTCACGGTCGGCCGCGGCGGACGACACCGAGGCGGTGCCGCTGAGCGCGGTCAACAGGGCGACCCCGAGGGCCGCGAGGCGTCTGTGTCCCGGACGAGTGCGCATCGTGCTCCCAACTGCAGTGCGGGCTGAGGTGGTTGAGCTGCGTGAGAGCGCTGAGCGTACCAACGGGTATGTCCGGTGCGGAGAGGTCGGCGGGAGCGGAGCCCGCACGGGAAGTTCGCCCTGAGCCGAGACCGGGCATGTCCGGTACCGGCAGGCTGGCCATGACCGGTACCGGCAGGCCGGCGATGAGGGCCGCTGACACCGAGGCGAGCAGGCACCCGGGGTCAGCGGCGAAGGGGATCAGCGGGCGAGGTGGAACCCGCTGCCTCACTCCTCCCTTCGCCCCGAACGGCCGGATCGGATGCACCGCCCCGGTCGTCGACCCGCGGCATCCGCCGCCTTGACCCCGCGCCCGTCACCACACAGGATCACGCCATGACGAGGTCACCTTTCCCCAAGCTCTCGGCTCCGCTCGAGCAGGGGAGGCCCCATTCCGAGGCCGCCAGCAGCACCGTCGACGGAGTCCTGCGCCGCAGCGCGCGCCGCACCCCGGAGCGCGTCGCCCTGCGCTACGGGCCGCGCTCATGGACGTACGGGGAGCTGGACGACGCCGTGTCCCGCGCGGCCGGGGTCCTGCGCGGCGAGGGCCTCGCGCCGGGCGACCGGGTCGGCGCCTACGGGCACAACTCGGACGCGTACCTGATCGGCTTTCTGGCCTGCGCCCGCGCCGGGCTCGTGCACGTCCCGGTCAACCAGAACCTGACCGGCGACGACCTCGCGTACATCGTGCGGCAGTCCGGCGCCTCGCTCGTCCTCGCCGACCCCGGCATCGCGGACCGGCTCCCCGGCGACGTACCGGTGCTGCCGCTGCGCGACGCGGACGAGGCACTGCTCACGCGGCTCGCGGCGAGCGCACCGTACGACGGAGAGTCTCCGGGCGCCGACGACCTGGCGCAGCTCCTCTACACGTCCGGGACCACCGCACTGCCCAAGGGCGCCCGGATGACGCACCGCGCGCTCGTCCACGAGTACGTGAGCGCCATCCACGCGCTCGACCTCAAGGAGACGGACCGGCCGGTGCACGCGCTGCCGCTGTACCACTCGGCGCAGATGCACGTGTTCCTGCTGCCGTACCTGGCGGTGGGCGCCACCAACACGATCCTCGACGCGCCGGCCGCCGACCCGGTCTTCGACCTCGTGGAGGCGGGGGACGCGGACAGCCTGTTCGCGCCGCCGACGGTGTGGATCGGACTCTCCCAGCACCCCGAGTTCGCCGCCCGCGACCTGACCGGGCTGCGCAAGGCGTACTACGGAGCCTCGATCATGCCG
Protein-coding sequences here:
- a CDS encoding penicillin acylase family protein; translation: MRTRPGHRRLAALGVALLTALSGTASVSSAAADRDTHPHGGGLSATIRYTEYGIPHIAAKDYANLGFGTGWAQAADQVCTLADGFVTLRGERSRVFGPDAAPDGSLSSATKNLSSDQYFRGVRETHTVEKLLDVPAPAGPSRDAKDAMRGWAAGYNAWLKKNRITDPACKGADWVKPVTSLDVATRGFAIAVLGGQGRAIEGITAAQPPTSGAARTGPDKADTARAARELFAQDDSDMGSNAVAFSGATTANKRGLLLGNPHYPWQGGRRFWQSQQTIPGELNVMGGSLLGTTGISIGHNANIAWSHTVATGVTLNLHQLTLDPSDPTTYVVDGKKERMTKRSVSVPVKGGDDVTRTQWWTRYGPVVTNLGAQLPLPWTATTAYALNDPNAVNLRASDTALGFSKARSTADILTSLRRTQGLPWVNTIAADSSGHSLFTQSQVLPRITDELAGRCSTPLGKSTYPASGVAILDGSKSDCGLGRDKDAVQPGIFGPSKMPVLKDAPYAENSNDSAWLANADHPITGYERVFGNVGTQRSMRTRGAVEDVAGMADKGGLTVADLQRQQFADRVPAADLTAADTAKACAALPGGSATGSDGKPVDVSQACDVIGAWDRTMNTDSRGALLFDRFWRKLTAAVPAAQLWKVPFSAADPVRTPNTLNTQAPGFATALADAVAELKATSIPLDAKLGDHQFVTRGGERIPVHGGTESLGVWNKVEPVWNAAGGGYTDVTTGSSYIQAVGWDGGRCPVARTLLTYSESSNPNSPHYSDQTHLFSKKKWVTERFCEKDILRSPALKVVRVRD
- a CDS encoding acyl-CoA synthetase, whose amino-acid sequence is MTRSPFPKLSAPLEQGRPHSEAASSTVDGVLRRSARRTPERVALRYGPRSWTYGELDDAVSRAAGVLRGEGLAPGDRVGAYGHNSDAYLIGFLACARAGLVHVPVNQNLTGDDLAYIVRQSGASLVLADPGIADRLPGDVPVLPLRDADEALLTRLAASAPYDGESPGADDLAQLLYTSGTTALPKGARMTHRALVHEYVSAIHALDLKETDRPVHALPLYHSAQMHVFLLPYLAVGATNTILDAPAADPVFDLVEAGDADSLFAPPTVWIGLSQHPEFAARDLTGLRKAYYGASIMPVPVLERLRARLPGLAFYNCFGQSEIGPLATVLGPDEHEGRMDSCGRPVLFVEAKVVDDEGKDVPDGTPGEVVYRSPQLCDGYWDKPEETEQAFRDGWFRSGDLAVRDGEGYFTVVDRVKDVINSGGVLVASRQVEDALYTHPAVAETAVVGLPDERWIEAVTAVVVRSADVTEEDLIAHAREQLAHFKAPKRIVFVDELPRNASGKILKRELRDRFA